Proteins found in one Peptococcaceae bacterium genomic segment:
- a CDS encoding desulfoferrodoxin family protein: protein MHVGVGSLPHPMKDEHYIEWIAVVTGSGTERISLLPGDEPKAVFCGRPNPKVYAYCNLHGLWKTDL, encoded by the coding sequence ATACATGTCGGCGTGGGCTCGCTTCCCCATCCGATGAAGGATGAACACTACATCGAATGGATCGCGGTCGTCACCGGCAGCGGCACAGAGAGGATTTCACTGTTGCCGGGAGACGAGCCGAAAGCGGTTTTCTGCGGCAGGCCCAATCCCAAGGTTTACGCCTACTGCAACCTTCACGGCCTGTGGAAGACAGACCTATAA
- a CDS encoding sodium:calcium antiporter, with protein sequence MIYALLLFSLVIILIGAEIFTNGIEWLGKKLHLGEGAVGSILAAVGTALPETTIPVIAILFGSGEDATHIGIGAILGAPFMLATLAMFVTGTAAALYRINGEKRTFMLCDSIIMRRDLSFFILVYTVALLAAYLPSHKIKLVVAAFLVLAYAVYAYHTIRAGETLSDADLEPLIFRKSRPNPSSFWVLLQVGTALAIIIIGARAFVNAISTVSTLWGVPAFVLAVIIAPVATELPEKFNSIVWVRQGKDTLALGNITGAMVFQSSVIPALGILLTPWELSPLALLSGALALASAAAIYLNLRLKNRIRPRTLIGVGTLYIIFFAAVVFSGGGLH encoded by the coding sequence ATGATTTACGCTCTTTTGCTGTTTAGCCTGGTAATCATTCTCATCGGTGCAGAAATCTTCACCAACGGTATCGAATGGCTGGGGAAAAAACTGCACCTGGGCGAGGGGGCTGTCGGCAGCATCCTGGCAGCAGTAGGAACAGCTCTCCCGGAAACAACGATCCCGGTTATCGCCATTCTTTTCGGCTCAGGAGAAGACGCCACCCATATCGGGATAGGAGCCATCCTGGGAGCGCCTTTCATGCTGGCTACCCTGGCCATGTTTGTCACGGGGACTGCCGCAGCTCTTTACAGAATCAATGGTGAAAAACGCACCTTCATGTTATGCGACTCCATCATCATGAGAAGGGACCTTTCATTTTTCATCCTGGTTTATACCGTGGCCCTGCTGGCCGCCTATCTCCCGTCCCATAAGATTAAACTGGTTGTCGCCGCTTTCCTTGTCCTGGCGTATGCCGTCTATGCCTATCATACGATCAGGGCTGGAGAAACGCTCAGCGATGCGGACCTTGAACCCCTTATTTTCCGAAAATCAAGACCTAACCCGTCTTCATTCTGGGTCCTGCTGCAGGTGGGTACCGCGCTGGCCATTATTATCATTGGAGCCCGCGCCTTCGTCAATGCCATCTCCACGGTTTCTACCCTCTGGGGAGTACCCGCCTTTGTGCTGGCTGTGATCATCGCTCCCGTTGCCACCGAGCTTCCGGAAAAGTTCAACAGCATCGTCTGGGTCAGGCAGGGGAAAGACACGCTCGCTTTGGGAAACATCACCGGGGCCATGGTTTTTCAAAGCTCCGTTATCCCTGCCCTGGGTATTCTTCTGACCCCCTGGGAACTCTCACCGCTCGCCCTGTTAAGCGGTGCCCTGGCCCTGGCTTCCGCCGCAGCGATATATCTTAACCTGCGGCTGAAAAACCGGATCAGACCACGGACACTTATCGGCGTCGGAACCCTGTACATTATTTTCTTCGCAGCCGTGGTCTTCTCCGGAGGCGGTCTTCATTAA
- a CDS encoding PLP-dependent transferase, translating to MAKFKFKHQMYKNLQVNIPNIYAEAKKAAEKIGIPAELKGKFGLTGAISGCPAPLREDIIKAGEIEARKVVPLATYVEEIRGIVKEVYGDDWDAAPVNTCEAGLWITFDTLFTPPAMGRGDNYRTRYITPYEKHLHHHGGYGRPFPPRYKDIFADRGSTAGELGFYGKRQNNLDTVIVPLAGARYDVHGIKYHPVPLLSKVEPGASKVLLEEAAARNAALLSGFTSLGYETPGYGYSIKDKDGVPVLQKAIAEIAHKYNVPYVVDNAWGLPFVGTNPVKNGCDVIIYSMDKATGSPLCGLIIGKEELMVPIRRAVGMHGDRYGTTASYGKAAYVTNDPGKEALVGALAALRVLKDKPEVLTKPVDDLYDIVVEEFAGIEPQFKEGIIISKSYNSTAVEINYEGTWQDGKTGIPIFSIEDMYSGTNIFQSGMSAMGVIPTIAYDANIYISTGLATTDEYGQLIPDITRMAVKALVALINITCKYAGVLE from the coding sequence ATGGCTAAATTCAAATTCAAGCATCAAATGTACAAAAACTTACAGGTTAACATTCCCAATATCTATGCCGAGGCGAAAAAGGCTGCCGAGAAGATTGGGATCCCTGCGGAACTCAAGGGTAAATTCGGTTTGACCGGAGCGATTTCCGGGTGCCCTGCCCCCTTAAGGGAGGACATCATCAAAGCGGGAGAAATCGAGGCGAGGAAAGTTGTGCCCCTGGCGACCTATGTCGAAGAAATCAGGGGAATTGTAAAAGAGGTGTATGGAGACGATTGGGACGCCGCTCCCGTCAATACCTGCGAGGCCGGGCTCTGGATAACTTTTGATACCCTCTTTACCCCGCCGGCTATGGGACGCGGCGACAACTACCGGACGCGTTATATAACTCCATATGAAAAACACCTCCATCACCACGGCGGTTACGGCCGCCCATTTCCGCCCCGTTACAAGGACATCTTCGCCGACAGGGGGTCAACCGCCGGAGAACTCGGTTTCTATGGAAAACGCCAGAATAACCTTGATACCGTAATAGTGCCGCTGGCAGGAGCCAGGTATGACGTCCACGGGATCAAGTACCACCCGGTGCCGCTGCTTTCAAAGGTTGAGCCGGGGGCTTCAAAAGTCCTCCTGGAAGAAGCAGCCGCCAGGAACGCCGCCTTATTAAGCGGGTTTACCAGCCTTGGTTATGAAACTCCCGGCTACGGCTATTCCATAAAGGATAAGGACGGAGTCCCCGTACTCCAGAAGGCAATAGCCGAAATTGCCCATAAGTACAATGTCCCGTATGTCGTCGATAATGCCTGGGGACTTCCTTTCGTGGGGACCAATCCCGTCAAAAACGGCTGCGACGTGATCATCTACAGCATGGATAAGGCTACCGGTTCTCCTCTCTGCGGCCTGATTATCGGCAAGGAAGAGCTGATGGTGCCAATCCGCCGGGCTGTTGGCATGCACGGGGACCGCTACGGCACAACGGCTTCCTATGGGAAAGCCGCTTATGTGACCAATGACCCGGGGAAAGAAGCGCTTGTCGGGGCCCTGGCGGCGCTTCGTGTTCTCAAAGACAAGCCGGAAGTCCTCACCAAGCCGGTTGACGACCTTTACGATATAGTGGTCGAGGAATTTGCCGGCATCGAGCCCCAATTCAAAGAAGGCATAATTATCAGCAAATCGTACAATTCCACCGCGGTGGAGATCAATTACGAAGGAACCTGGCAGGACGGGAAAACCGGTATTCCCATTTTCAGCATCGAGGACATGTATTCCGGAACCAATATATTCCAGAGCGGAATGAGCGCTATGGGTGTTATTCCCACTATTGCTTATGATGCCAATATTTATATTTCCACCGGTCTTGCCACAACCGACGAGTACGGCCAGTTGATCCCCGATATTACCCGTATGGCCGTCAAAGCGCTGGTTGCCCTCATTAACATCACCTGCAAGTACGCAGGGGTGCTGGAATAA
- a CDS encoding cobalamin-dependent protein (Presence of a B(12) (cobalamin)-binding domain implies dependence on cobalamin itself, in one of its several forms, or in some unusual lineages, dependence on a cobalamin-like analog.), translating to MDKNRPVLLAPLDPVHDIGLKIMKRALDEAGYKTILLPPDYQAEEVIKAALDNDVSAVLVSRTLGYGVAELLSRFVDLAEAAGLRDKVKLAIGGMSIRPELAQELGYDAGFGPGTTPEEVIAFLEGREYVPELGGASKQKADLTAGFGYGYRNRRIEELLDKIVDSIIGWSHGKTSPGVKRAQLKEELLSLPDGRDKAPLLKQYLQWCDHKIRQAYEQKELPPKTRRLTGEEVEQLESYVQATRRRMSVQVLQHSRKKPVVFIQYGTGCPFMDVAHIKVGEAWGADGVVHFDPSWGARTEGFLEGYVTHEEDGSIITFENLKRIKASLRRHTLWQVRAHRGLNTPETVLLAGHAGADLTKINIAYGSLGGGTDPARLTVDAIRAILYAVQFKLPFDVVTNEELCGVPAYKAFAGMLITAHLGRRLGGKPILQPLFCYSPEVMVSGQMDDNYIDFNAAKVLALRSIIDAPIWPGAPIGFLTHTEDRVQSAVTTALHAALASSLGVEAISIASSDEAYSGGPISAQSRIDTLRAVQEAFRFFGQAGIKPTGQAEEWAKKMVGDIQEVLESVADKGDFVQSLYDGLLGSVAEGAYPGRGGRGTVFTE from the coding sequence ATGGATAAAAACAGGCCGGTGCTGCTTGCTCCCCTGGACCCAGTCCACGACATAGGATTGAAGATCATGAAGCGGGCCCTGGACGAAGCGGGGTATAAAACAATCCTGCTGCCGCCTGATTACCAGGCGGAAGAAGTCATCAAGGCGGCGCTGGACAATGATGTTTCCGCTGTCCTGGTCAGCCGCACCCTGGGATACGGGGTGGCGGAGCTGCTTTCCAGGTTTGTCGACCTGGCCGAAGCTGCAGGGTTGCGGGACAAGGTAAAACTGGCCATCGGCGGGATGAGCATACGCCCCGAACTGGCCCAGGAACTTGGCTATGACGCGGGGTTCGGGCCGGGAACAACCCCGGAAGAAGTCATCGCCTTCCTGGAAGGCAGGGAATACGTGCCTGAATTGGGCGGCGCCAGCAAGCAAAAGGCCGACCTGACAGCGGGCTTTGGTTATGGCTATCGTAACAGGCGGATCGAGGAACTGCTGGATAAAATAGTGGATTCCATAATCGGGTGGTCTCACGGCAAGACCTCGCCAGGCGTCAAAAGAGCCCAGCTTAAAGAAGAGTTATTGAGTCTTCCGGACGGAAGGGACAAGGCCCCCCTATTAAAGCAATACCTGCAGTGGTGCGACCACAAAATAAGGCAGGCCTATGAACAAAAAGAGCTGCCCCCAAAAACCAGGCGGCTGACCGGCGAGGAAGTTGAGCAGCTGGAAAGCTACGTGCAGGCGACGCGCAGGCGGATGAGCGTGCAGGTGCTCCAGCACAGCAGGAAAAAGCCCGTCGTGTTCATTCAGTACGGCACAGGCTGCCCCTTCATGGACGTCGCCCACATCAAAGTGGGCGAGGCATGGGGCGCCGACGGGGTTGTCCATTTTGACCCGTCCTGGGGTGCGCGAACCGAGGGTTTTCTCGAAGGGTACGTTACCCACGAGGAAGACGGTTCAATCATCACTTTTGAAAACCTGAAAAGGATTAAGGCGTCGCTGCGTCGGCACACCTTGTGGCAGGTCAGGGCCCATCGCGGGCTGAATACCCCGGAGACAGTGCTGCTGGCCGGGCACGCCGGGGCGGACCTGACGAAAATAAACATTGCGTACGGTTCGCTGGGCGGCGGTACCGACCCGGCCCGGCTGACCGTCGACGCCATCAGGGCGATCCTTTATGCCGTGCAGTTCAAGCTTCCCTTTGATGTGGTTACCAACGAGGAGCTATGCGGAGTACCTGCCTATAAGGCTTTCGCGGGCATGCTGATTACAGCGCATCTCGGCCGGCGCCTGGGAGGAAAACCCATTCTCCAGCCGCTTTTCTGCTATTCGCCGGAAGTGATGGTTTCCGGCCAGATGGATGATAATTATATTGACTTCAACGCGGCAAAAGTGCTTGCCCTGCGCAGCATCATCGATGCCCCGATCTGGCCGGGCGCTCCGATCGGTTTTCTTACGCACACCGAAGACAGGGTCCAATCGGCGGTGACAACGGCCCTGCATGCCGCCCTGGCGTCGTCGCTTGGAGTGGAAGCCATTTCCATCGCCTCTTCGGACGAAGCTTATTCCGGCGGGCCTATTTCAGCCCAATCAAGGATAGATACGCTCAGGGCCGTGCAGGAAGCGTTTCGCTTCTTTGGCCAGGCCGGGATCAAACCGACCGGGCAGGCCGAGGAATGGGCGAAAAAAATGGTGGGAGACATCCAGGAAGTCCTGGAAAGCGTAGCCGACAAGGGAGATTTTGTCCAATCGCTGTACGACGGCCTGCTGGGCAGTGTCGCCGAAGGGGCATACCCCGGCAGGGGAGGAAGAGGAACCGTGTTTACGGAATAG
- a CDS encoding FCD domain-containing protein encodes MLTDKERQEYLILLTVHQSESPVGSGYLSRELKNYGWEVSEATAGRILANYDSAGYTSKVGYQGRVLSPAGLSRLKELEDKKMRTEQGFEFFKVLETKTPEELIDVLVARRAIEREIARLAAVNATDEEIKELWYIQRLQKERVAHAKGGAAEQDIAFHRILAKASRNKVLEGAMNLIRQDAQLTPVLEYIRKEVHSVVSLDHANIARAIELHDSELAEKAMINHIENLIRDVKKYWNRVNNN; translated from the coding sequence ATGTTAACCGATAAGGAAAGACAGGAATACTTAATTTTGCTCACGGTTCACCAGAGCGAGTCTCCTGTTGGGTCCGGTTACCTGAGCCGAGAATTGAAAAACTACGGCTGGGAGGTCAGCGAAGCTACGGCGGGGCGAATACTGGCCAATTATGACAGCGCAGGTTATACCAGCAAGGTCGGATACCAGGGGAGAGTTTTGTCGCCTGCGGGTCTGAGCAGGCTAAAAGAGCTTGAGGATAAAAAAATGCGAACCGAGCAGGGGTTTGAGTTTTTCAAGGTGCTTGAAACAAAAACCCCGGAAGAGTTAATCGATGTGCTGGTGGCCCGCCGGGCCATCGAGAGGGAAATTGCCCGTCTGGCGGCGGTTAACGCCACAGATGAAGAGATTAAGGAACTGTGGTATATCCAGCGCTTGCAAAAGGAAAGAGTGGCGCATGCCAAGGGCGGTGCCGCCGAGCAAGACATCGCCTTTCACCGCATCCTGGCCAAGGCTTCGCGCAACAAGGTCCTGGAGGGGGCCATGAACCTGATCAGGCAGGATGCCCAGTTGACGCCGGTATTGGAATATATCAGAAAAGAAGTACACAGCGTGGTGTCGCTCGACCACGCCAACATCGCCCGGGCGATTGAGCTGCATGACTCCGAGCTTGCGGAAAAGGCGATGATCAACCATATCGAGAACCTGATCCGGGACGTCAAAAAGTATTGGAACAGGGTTAACAACAACTGA